A single window of Lytechinus variegatus isolate NC3 chromosome 8, Lvar_3.0, whole genome shotgun sequence DNA harbors:
- the LOC121420860 gene encoding brain-specific homeobox protein-like encodes MQFSGSNVQPGAPALAIGTSLLRYPSLAGGDVPRPGLDAIRHSPAAGNVAELPLADIQRINNLAILLPNSTLKTPKSAKFTNSFISQAKPSAEATAMKKCGFSIDDILHSSSRQSMKSSSPPQQRCSPSPELRRESLAGDAITPRGHDASIKFISRLQNKFYQDLKLNGLQLSSLRSSSNVNLFSLSDGLAQLYTTTHPAATPYYPTLHPHHRHHPSSLSPSNQHHPHYSPHPAHLYPHPGTHPSLSVPIPVPVYLRGKTPAVSPAEAARAAKKCRRSRTVFTELQLLGLEKRFDKQKYLSTPDRLELAETLGLSQLQVKTWYQNRRMKWKKQVMQSGRQEPPTKPKGRPKKTDLIEENGTISPVCSPGIDHDGLSDISDEEEMTVSSVTMNSCVRQQNLTPTHQPVTSFAYATSSSSFHSSSMSS; translated from the exons ATGCAATTTAGTGGTTCAAACGTTCAACCAGGTGCGCCTGCTCTCGCCATCGGCACCTCACTCCTTCGCTACCCGAGCCTAGCGGGCGGGGACGTGCCGCGTCCGGGCTTAGACGCAATTCGTCACTCACCTGCCGCAGGAAACGTTGCCGAGTTGCCTCTTGCGGACATCCAACGGATAAACAACCTAGCTATTTTGTTGCCAAACTCGACTTTAAAAACACCAAAAAGTGCAAAATTCACGAACTCATTTATTTCGCAGGCAAAGCCAAGTGCCGAAGCAACAGCCATGAAAAAGTGCGGATTTTCAATTGATGATATTTTGCATTCGTCATCTCGGCAATCCATGAAATCTTCGTCACCACCGCAACAGAGATGTTCCCCTTCGCCGGAGCTTCGGCGGGAAAGTCTTGCCGGTGATGCGATAACGCCAAGAGGTCATGATGCAAGCATTAAATTTATCTCAAGACTTCAAAATAAGTTTTATCAAGATTTAAAATTGAATGGACTTCAATTGTCATCTTTGAGGTCATCTTCAAATGTCAATCTCTTTTCTTTATCTG ATGGATTAGCTCAACTCTACACCACGACCCATCCAGCAGCCACGCCCTACTACCCCACCCTCCATCCACACCACCGTCACCATCCATCCTCCTTATCACCTAGCAACCAGCATCATCCGCACTACAGCCCCCATCCAGCTCATCTCTACCCCCACCCAGGGACACACCCCTCCCTCAGTGTACCCATACCGGTGCCTGTCTATCTGAGGGGTAAGACCCCGGCGGTATCGCCTGCAGAAGCAGCCAGGGCGGCCAAGAAGTGCCGGCGGAGCAGGACGGTTTTCACGGAGCTTCAACTGTTAGGACTTGAAAAGAG ATTTGATAAACAGAAGTATCTTTCTACTCCTGATCGATTGGAGCTGGCTGAGACATTAGGATTGAGTCAACTACAAGTCAAGACCTGGTATCAGAATAGAAGGATGAAATGGAAGAAACAG GTAATGCAAAGCGGTCGACAAGAGCCCCCAACAAAACCCAAAGGCCGACCAAAGAAAACCGACCTAATAGAGGAGAATGGTACCATTTCTCCAGTATGCTCACCAGGCATTGACCACGATGGGTTATCAGATATATCGGATGAAGAAGAGATGACAGTCTCCAGTGTGACTATGAACTCATGTGTACGTCAGCAGAACTTGACCCCAACGCATCAACCTGtgacctcatttgcatatgctACGTCGTCATCGTCCTTTCATTCTTCGTCTATGAGTTCATaa